From Loxodonta africana isolate mLoxAfr1 chromosome 2, mLoxAfr1.hap2, whole genome shotgun sequence, the proteins below share one genomic window:
- the MRPL55 gene encoding large ribosomal subunit protein mL55 isoform X1 has product MPRGFQGGMAAVGSLAGLLRQSLTKRAAPSSCHLHTSHGWADCQRASLTRLYRQAYARLYPVLLVKQDGATIHIRYREPRRLLAMPIDLDCLSPEERRARFWKREAKFREKKEELDLQDDFDVERYKQFWTKK; this is encoded by the exons ATGCCACGGGGATTCCAAGGAGGAATGGCAGCTGTGGGTAGCCTAGCTGG CCTGCTGCGGCAGAGTCTCACGAAGAGAGCCGCCCCTTCGTCCTGCCACCTGCACACATCCCATGGGTGGGCTGACTGCCAGAGGGCCTCATTGACGCGGCTGTACAGGCAGGCCTATGCACGCCTCTACCCTGTGCTCCTGGTCAAGCAGGATGGCGCCACCATCCACATCCGCTACAGGGAGCCACGGCGACTGCTCGCG ATGCCTATAGACCTCGACTGCCTGTCTCCTGAAGAGAGAAGGGCTCGCTTCTGGAAACGTGAGGCCAAGTTCAGAGAAAAGAAGGAGGAGCTGGACCTCCAAGACGACTTTGATGTGGAACGGTACAAACAGTTTTGGACCAAAAAGTGA
- the MRPL55 gene encoding large ribosomal subunit protein mL55 isoform X2: MTGILPPVSHSLLRQSLTKRAAPSSCHLHTSHGWADCQRASLTRLYRQAYARLYPVLLVKQDGATIHIRYREPRRLLAMPIDLDCLSPEERRARFWKREAKFREKKEELDLQDDFDVERYKQFWTKK; this comes from the exons ATGACAGGGATCCTCCCTCCTGTTTCCCACAG CCTGCTGCGGCAGAGTCTCACGAAGAGAGCCGCCCCTTCGTCCTGCCACCTGCACACATCCCATGGGTGGGCTGACTGCCAGAGGGCCTCATTGACGCGGCTGTACAGGCAGGCCTATGCACGCCTCTACCCTGTGCTCCTGGTCAAGCAGGATGGCGCCACCATCCACATCCGCTACAGGGAGCCACGGCGACTGCTCGCG ATGCCTATAGACCTCGACTGCCTGTCTCCTGAAGAGAGAAGGGCTCGCTTCTGGAAACGTGAGGCCAAGTTCAGAGAAAAGAAGGAGGAGCTGGACCTCCAAGACGACTTTGATGTGGAACGGTACAAACAGTTTTGGACCAAAAAGTGA